The Desmodus rotundus isolate HL8 chromosome 3, HLdesRot8A.1, whole genome shotgun sequence genome includes a region encoding these proteins:
- the GPX7 gene encoding glutathione peroxidase 7 isoform X2, whose translation MIRFLCDKGYFGCSVENGTELDAAKVEAGRLEEKGTPGVQVSLVVNVASECGFTDQHYRALQQLQRDLGPHHFNVLAFPCNQFGQQEPDSNKEIENFARRTYSVSFPMFSKVAVTGTGAHPAFKYLTETSGKEPTWNFWKYLVAPDGKVVGAWDPTVSVEEVRPQITALVRKLILKKREDL comes from the exons ATGATCAGATTTTTGTGTGACAAAGGTTATTTTGGTTGCTCTGTGGAAAATGGCACTGAACTGGATGCAGCAAaagtggaggcagggagactggAGGAGAAAGGCACTCCAGGAGTCCAG GTGTCCCTGGTGGTGAACGTGGCCAGCGAGTGTGGCTTCACAGACCAGCACTACCGggccctgcagcagctgcagcgGGACCTGGGGCCTCACCACTTCAATGTGCTCGCCTTCCCCTGCAACCAGTTTGGCCAACAGGAGCCCGACAGCAACAAGGAGATCGAGAATTTTGCCCGCCGCACCTACAGTGTCTCTTTCCCCATGTTTAGCAAGGTCGCAGTGACTGGCACTGGTGCCCACCCTGCTTTCAAGTACCTGACCG AAACTTCAGGAAAGGAGCCCACTTGGAATTTCTGGAAGTACCTCGTGGCCCCAGATGGAAAGGTGGTGGGGGCTTGGGACCCAACCGTGTCAGTGGAGGAGGTCAGACCCCAGATCACAGCACTTGTGAGGAAGCTCATCCTGAAGAAGCGAGAAGACTTATAA
- the GPX7 gene encoding glutathione peroxidase 7 isoform X1: MVAALVAPWLLLAAVACSHREQDFYDFKAVNIRGKLVSLEKYRGSVSLVVNVASECGFTDQHYRALQQLQRDLGPHHFNVLAFPCNQFGQQEPDSNKEIENFARRTYSVSFPMFSKVAVTGTGAHPAFKYLTETSGKEPTWNFWKYLVAPDGKVVGAWDPTVSVEEVRPQITALVRKLILKKREDL; encoded by the exons ATGGTGGCTGCACTGGTGGCACCGTGGCTGCTTCTAGCGGCTGTGGCCTGCTCACACAGAGAGCAGGACTTCTACGACTTCAAGGCTGTTAACATCCGGGGCAAGTTGGTGTCGCTAGAGAAGTACCGTGGCTCG GTGTCCCTGGTGGTGAACGTGGCCAGCGAGTGTGGCTTCACAGACCAGCACTACCGggccctgcagcagctgcagcgGGACCTGGGGCCTCACCACTTCAATGTGCTCGCCTTCCCCTGCAACCAGTTTGGCCAACAGGAGCCCGACAGCAACAAGGAGATCGAGAATTTTGCCCGCCGCACCTACAGTGTCTCTTTCCCCATGTTTAGCAAGGTCGCAGTGACTGGCACTGGTGCCCACCCTGCTTTCAAGTACCTGACCG AAACTTCAGGAAAGGAGCCCACTTGGAATTTCTGGAAGTACCTCGTGGCCCCAGATGGAAAGGTGGTGGGGGCTTGGGACCCAACCGTGTCAGTGGAGGAGGTCAGACCCCAGATCACAGCACTTGTGAGGAAGCTCATCCTGAAGAAGCGAGAAGACTTATAA